In a single window of the Candidatus Rokuibacteriota bacterium genome:
- a CDS encoding xanthine dehydrogenase family protein molybdopterin-binding subunit: MPVQHVGRPLKRLEDPRLITGRDPYVNDVRLDGALSVAFVRSPHAHALIRSIDTRAARALPGVAAVLTGADVNPEIGVIHTPLPPETFDFLSRQGHTVLAEGRVRYVGEPVAVVAAESAEAAADAAEAVVVDYEPLPAVWDSEQALEPGAPLLYPETGSNIAMRFKREQGDVDGAFARAAVVIDARMASQRVIPFAMEPRACSAVWDEGAKKLTVWGDTQTPHRMRDQLAERLHLEPARIHLMTGRVGGGFGAKVPVYQEDTLVPLLARRLQRPVRWSAARREDVLATGHGRDMRIQLRLAADASGRILALDARITGNVGSCLYHVGVLLPLLCGQMITGCYDIQTARIEVVCPFTNTMGTVPYRGAGRPEAAYFIERAIQMLAGHLGLDPAEVRRRNFIPASRFPYTTVLGNVYDSGDYARTLEHALRTAGYERLRHEQEAARRQGRLVGIGTASYVEICGFEDEEVSDVVVADDGRVTVLTGSASHGQGHETAFAQLVADELQIPYDLVTVIHGDTEKVRNGVGTFGSRSAARGGLHARANAVKVREQAKRVAADLLEAAVPDLVHGDGHFSVRGAPHRAVTWQQVAAAARGTLTSCSDIKGNGTIFPFGSHVAVVEVDRETGKVTILRYLSVDDAGFLINPLLVQGQVHGGLAQGIGQALWEEAVHDDSGQLLTATLMDYALPKSNDLPSFENDHTRTDSPLTDLGVKGIGEAATIGSTPAIANAVMDALAPLGVTHVDLPLTPQKLWAAIQAAGPR, from the coding sequence ATGCCCGTCCAGCACGTCGGCCGCCCGCTCAAGCGGCTCGAGGACCCGAGGCTCATTACCGGCCGCGACCCCTATGTCAATGATGTGCGGCTGGATGGCGCACTCTCCGTGGCCTTCGTCCGGAGCCCCCACGCGCATGCGCTGATCCGGAGCATCGACACGCGGGCCGCCCGCGCGCTGCCCGGCGTGGCGGCGGTGCTCACGGGAGCGGACGTCAACCCCGAGATCGGCGTCATCCACACGCCGCTGCCGCCCGAGACCTTCGACTTCCTGAGCCGGCAGGGCCACACGGTGCTGGCCGAGGGGCGCGTCCGCTATGTCGGCGAGCCCGTGGCCGTGGTGGCCGCAGAGAGCGCCGAGGCCGCGGCCGACGCGGCGGAGGCCGTGGTGGTCGACTACGAGCCGCTCCCCGCCGTGTGGGACTCCGAGCAGGCGCTCGAGCCCGGCGCCCCCCTGCTCTACCCCGAGACCGGCTCCAACATCGCCATGCGCTTCAAGCGGGAGCAGGGCGACGTGGACGGCGCCTTCGCGCGCGCCGCGGTGGTCATCGACGCGAGGATGGCGAGCCAGCGCGTCATCCCCTTCGCCATGGAGCCCCGGGCCTGCAGCGCCGTGTGGGATGAAGGGGCGAAGAAGCTCACCGTCTGGGGCGACACCCAGACCCCCCATCGCATGCGCGATCAGCTCGCCGAGCGGCTCCACCTCGAGCCCGCCCGGATCCACCTCATGACGGGGCGCGTGGGCGGCGGCTTCGGCGCCAAGGTCCCCGTCTACCAGGAGGACACCCTCGTGCCCCTGCTGGCACGACGCCTCCAGCGCCCGGTGCGGTGGAGCGCGGCGCGCCGCGAGGACGTCCTGGCGACGGGCCACGGCCGCGACATGCGCATCCAGCTGCGCCTGGCCGCCGATGCCAGCGGCCGCATCCTGGCGCTGGACGCGAGGATCACGGGCAACGTGGGCTCCTGTCTCTACCACGTGGGCGTGCTGCTCCCGCTGCTCTGTGGGCAGATGATCACCGGCTGCTACGATATCCAGACGGCGCGGATCGAGGTCGTCTGCCCCTTCACCAACACCATGGGCACGGTGCCGTATCGCGGCGCGGGGCGCCCCGAGGCGGCCTACTTCATCGAGCGCGCCATCCAGATGCTCGCCGGGCACCTCGGCCTCGACCCGGCCGAGGTGCGCCGGCGTAACTTCATCCCCGCCAGTCGCTTCCCCTACACCACCGTGCTCGGCAATGTCTACGACAGCGGCGACTACGCCCGCACGCTGGAGCACGCCCTCCGGACGGCGGGCTACGAGCGGCTCCGCCACGAGCAGGAGGCCGCGCGCCGCCAGGGCCGGCTCGTCGGCATCGGCACCGCCTCCTACGTGGAGATCTGCGGCTTCGAGGACGAGGAGGTGTCCGACGTGGTCGTGGCCGACGACGGGCGCGTCACCGTGCTCACGGGCTCGGCCTCCCATGGCCAGGGGCACGAGACCGCCTTCGCCCAGCTCGTGGCCGACGAGCTCCAGATCCCCTATGACCTGGTGACCGTGATCCACGGCGACACCGAGAAGGTCAGGAACGGCGTCGGCACCTTCGGCAGCCGCTCGGCGGCGCGCGGCGGGCTTCATGCCCGGGCCAATGCGGTGAAGGTGCGCGAGCAGGCCAAGCGTGTCGCCGCCGACCTCCTCGAGGCCGCCGTCCCCGATCTGGTCCACGGCGACGGCCACTTCTCGGTGCGCGGCGCCCCTCACCGCGCGGTGACGTGGCAGCAGGTGGCCGCGGCCGCCAGGGGCACGCTCACCTCCTGCTCCGACATCAAGGGCAACGGCACGATCTTTCCCTTCGGCTCCCACGTGGCCGTGGTCGAGGTGGACCGGGAGACGGGCAAGGTCACGATCCTGCGCTACCTCTCGGTGGACGACGCCGGCTTCCTCATCAACCCGCTCCTCGTCCAGGGCCAGGTGCATGGAGGCCTCGCCCAGGGCATAGGCCAGGCGCTCTGGGAGGAGGCCGTCCACGACGACTCGGGCCAGCTCCTGACCGCGACGCTGATGGACTATGCGCTCCCCAAGAGCAACGACCTCCCCTCCTTCGAGAACGACCACACGCGCACCGACTCCCCGCTCACCGATCTCGGCGTCAAGGGCATCGGCGAGGCCGCCACCATCGGTTCTACCCCCGCCATCGCCAACGCCGTGATGGACGCCCTGGCGCCGCTGGGCGTCACCCACGTGGACCTGCCCCTCACCCCGCAGAAGCTCTGGGCGGCCATCCAGGCGGCCGGCCCGCGGTAG
- a CDS encoding phosphatase PAP2 family protein — MEPRQPEASSTGVALLGAATASLLGFVVLAAIALRQQMFALDHTTRALVHPLRHSWLDGPMAAVSLLGNGVGLIPLILLGSLLLWRVQPRWALGLPVVMLGTGALQLFAKWAVHRPRPNLEPWGFPSGHVLSLVVLLGLLSYLLCASGARWRWRWLGGGLSGATLFAVAWSRLHLEAHWVSDLAGGFALGLGYLLLVIWVVESLARRRTAAVATVAAVSAALTEVATSRGTGDGAMGRA, encoded by the coding sequence GTGGAGCCGCGGCAGCCAGAGGCCTCATCGACGGGAGTCGCCCTGCTGGGAGCCGCGACGGCGTCCCTCCTGGGTTTCGTGGTCCTGGCCGCCATCGCCCTCAGGCAGCAGATGTTCGCGCTCGACCACACGACCCGGGCCCTCGTCCATCCTCTCCGGCACTCGTGGCTGGATGGTCCGATGGCGGCGGTCTCGCTGCTCGGGAACGGGGTCGGGCTGATCCCACTCATCCTCCTGGGCTCGCTGCTCCTCTGGCGCGTCCAGCCGCGTTGGGCGCTCGGCCTTCCCGTGGTCATGCTCGGGACCGGCGCGCTCCAGCTCTTCGCGAAGTGGGCCGTGCATCGGCCTCGCCCCAATCTCGAGCCGTGGGGGTTCCCCAGTGGGCACGTGCTGAGCCTGGTCGTCCTCCTCGGCCTGCTCTCGTATCTCCTGTGCGCGTCCGGGGCCCGGTGGCGCTGGCGATGGCTCGGCGGGGGCCTCTCCGGGGCCACGCTGTTCGCGGTGGCCTGGAGCCGGCTCCACCTCGAGGCCCACTGGGTCTCGGACCTGGCGGGCGGCTTCGCCCTCGGGCTCGGTTACCTCCTGCTCGTGATCTGGGTCGTGGAATCGCTGGCGCGCCGGCGCACGGCCGCTGTGGCAACCGTCGCCGCCGTCTCCGCTGCACTCACGGAGGTCGCCACGTCGAGGGGGACGGGGGACGGAGCGATGGGCAGAGCCTGA
- a CDS encoding flippase-like domain-containing protein → MRVVRGALLLAGTSILAVLVTQVGIAAIGAALARVAWWQLLLVCLPYALSTAVDTLGWRFTFTEARPPFFWLLAARVAGEAVNVVSALASVGGEAVKVWLLRPHVPYEASVPAVIIAKTTVTIAQALLLLLGIAVAWTVVGIDSQVLGAMIWLLAVEVVAVGGFVLSQVCGLLARSGRLLRWSGLIADPSSAERVDATLRTFYRRQWLPLVLSVGCHFAGWLIGVLEAAVILHVLQVPVSFATTTVIEALGSGVRFATFLVPASLGAYEGANAAAFGALGLGAGTGIAFSLLRRTRQAVWIGVGALVIVLARTGAARPREGRTALPQ, encoded by the coding sequence GTGAGAGTCGTCCGGGGAGCGCTCCTGCTCGCCGGGACTTCCATCCTGGCGGTCCTCGTCACCCAGGTCGGCATCGCGGCCATCGGCGCCGCGCTGGCCCGCGTGGCCTGGTGGCAGCTCCTCCTCGTCTGCCTCCCCTACGCCCTCAGCACAGCGGTCGACACGCTCGGCTGGCGCTTCACGTTCACCGAGGCTCGCCCGCCCTTCTTCTGGCTACTCGCGGCCCGGGTCGCGGGCGAAGCCGTCAACGTCGTGTCGGCCCTCGCCTCGGTCGGCGGGGAGGCGGTCAAGGTCTGGCTGCTCCGGCCCCACGTCCCCTACGAGGCGAGCGTGCCGGCGGTGATCATCGCCAAGACGACGGTGACGATCGCCCAGGCGCTTCTCCTGCTGCTCGGGATTGCCGTCGCCTGGACGGTGGTGGGGATCGACTCTCAGGTCCTGGGCGCCATGATCTGGCTGCTCGCCGTGGAGGTCGTGGCCGTCGGGGGCTTCGTCCTGTCCCAGGTGTGCGGGCTCCTCGCCAGGAGCGGGCGGCTGCTCCGCTGGTCCGGCCTGATCGCGGACCCCTCCTCCGCCGAGCGGGTCGACGCCACGCTGCGGACCTTCTACCGGCGCCAGTGGCTCCCGCTCGTCCTGTCGGTCGGGTGCCACTTCGCCGGCTGGCTGATCGGCGTGCTGGAAGCCGCGGTCATCCTCCACGTGCTCCAGGTGCCGGTGTCCTTCGCCACCACGACCGTCATCGAGGCCCTCGGCTCCGGCGTGCGGTTCGCCACCTTCCTGGTGCCCGCCAGCCTCGGCGCGTACGAGGGCGCCAACGCGGCCGCCTTCGGGGCGCTGGGCCTCGGGGCGGGCACCGGAATCGCCTTCAGTCTCCTGCGGCGAACCCGACAGGCGGTCTGGATCGGCGTCGGCGCGCTCGTGATCGTCCTGGCGCGGACCGGCGCGGCCCGCCCTCGGGAGGGCCGGACGGCGCTGCCGCAGTGA
- a CDS encoding ubiquitin-like protein Pup produces the protein MSPKTRVSRPSDTCEKSDTSPSPSLAGKGEKIKQELDELLDEIDGVLESNAEEFVSSYVQRGGQ, from the coding sequence ATGAGCCCAAAGACACGAGTCAGCAGGCCGAGCGACACGTGTGAGAAGAGCGACACCTCGCCGAGTCCGTCGCTGGCCGGGAAGGGCGAGAAGATCAAGCAGGAGCTGGACGAGCTCCTGGACGAGATCGACGGAGTCCTCGAGAGCAATGCGGAGGAGTTCGTGTCGAGCTATGTCCAGCGCGGCGGCCAGTAG
- a CDS encoding PQQ-dependent sugar dehydrogenase, whose translation MRALSTWPRQRFAASLWFPAFLLLLPASPAGAQMIELQPIASGLTQPLGLANAGDGSNRLFIVLRGGRILVRSASGSISTFLDISTLVSCCTGERGLLGLAFHPQYPSNGFFFVNYTNTSGNTVVARYRVSADPDVANPGSATLILTVGQPFANHNGGHLAFGADGFLYVGLGDGGSAGDPNNFAQDLGSLLGKMLRIDVDGGTPYAIPPDNPFVGVPGARPEIWSYGFRNPWRYSFDRMTGDLLIGDVGQDAREEIDFEAAGTGGGRNYGWRRMEGTACFNPTTGCNDGTLTLPVIEYTHAEGCSVTGGYRYRGTAFPTLFARYFYGDFCAGKIWAGTEAGGGAWTTQLLLDTALSISSFGEDEQGEIYVVHIGTSGASFTDGAVFRIAVPAASGEIILDNLAAGQSDGMRTFTGTWCTSTVAGLGPDTLYACGGSSESYRWRPTIPSAGTYQVFARWGAHANRSTNVPYRIVHAGGTTMRAVNQRINGGMWNLLGTFSFNAGSTGYVEVLEATGGVTSADAVRFVPGAGATPIVVDNLPVGQQDAARTFTGTWCTSALAGFGADTLYACGGAGESYRWRPTVPATGTYRVFEQHAAHSNRGTAVPFRISHAGGLTTVNVNQQVNGGQWNLLGQFMFNAGTAGYVEVLEAPSGITSADAIRLEAVP comes from the coding sequence ATGCGCGCACTCTCAACGTGGCCTCGCCAACGGTTCGCTGCCTCTTTGTGGTTCCCGGCCTTCCTCCTGCTGCTGCCAGCCAGTCCCGCCGGGGCCCAGATGATCGAGCTTCAGCCCATCGCCTCCGGCCTCACCCAGCCTCTGGGACTGGCCAACGCCGGGGACGGTTCAAATCGCCTCTTCATCGTGCTGCGGGGGGGGCGGATCCTCGTTCGGTCGGCGAGTGGCTCCATCAGCACGTTCCTCGACATCTCGACGCTCGTGTCATGCTGTACGGGCGAGCGGGGCCTGCTGGGTCTCGCCTTCCATCCGCAGTATCCGAGCAATGGATTCTTCTTCGTCAACTACACCAACACGAGTGGCAACACCGTCGTCGCCAGGTATCGGGTCTCGGCCGATCCCGATGTCGCGAACCCCGGGTCGGCGACACTCATCCTCACCGTGGGACAGCCCTTCGCCAACCATAATGGCGGGCATCTCGCCTTCGGGGCCGATGGCTTCCTCTACGTCGGGCTCGGGGACGGCGGGAGCGCGGGCGACCCGAACAACTTCGCGCAGGATCTCGGGTCGCTGCTGGGCAAGATGCTGCGCATCGACGTCGACGGCGGCACACCGTACGCGATCCCCCCTGACAACCCCTTCGTCGGGGTCCCGGGGGCCCGCCCGGAGATCTGGAGCTATGGCTTCCGCAACCCGTGGCGCTATTCGTTCGACCGGATGACCGGCGACCTCTTGATCGGTGACGTCGGCCAGGACGCGCGCGAAGAGATCGACTTCGAGGCGGCGGGCACCGGGGGTGGGCGCAACTACGGCTGGCGGCGCATGGAGGGCACGGCCTGCTTCAACCCCACCACCGGCTGCAACGACGGCACCCTCACCCTGCCCGTCATCGAGTACACGCATGCGGAGGGCTGTTCGGTGACCGGCGGCTACCGCTATCGCGGCACCGCCTTCCCCACGCTCTTCGCCAGGTACTTCTACGGCGATTTCTGCGCCGGCAAGATCTGGGCCGGCACGGAGGCCGGCGGAGGGGCGTGGACGACCCAGCTCCTGCTCGACACGGCTCTCAGCATCTCGAGCTTCGGAGAGGACGAGCAGGGCGAGATCTACGTGGTGCACATCGGCACCAGCGGAGCCAGCTTCACCGACGGTGCCGTCTTTCGCATCGCCGTGCCCGCGGCCAGCGGCGAGATCATCCTCGACAACCTGGCCGCGGGGCAGTCGGATGGCATGCGCACGTTCACCGGGACCTGGTGCACGTCTACCGTGGCCGGCCTCGGGCCCGACACGCTCTACGCCTGCGGAGGAAGCAGCGAGAGCTATCGCTGGCGCCCGACCATCCCCAGCGCTGGCACCTATCAGGTCTTTGCGCGATGGGGGGCCCATGCCAACCGCTCCACCAATGTCCCCTACCGGATCGTGCATGCCGGGGGCACGACCATGCGGGCGGTGAACCAGCGGATCAATGGCGGGATGTGGAATCTCCTGGGGACGTTCAGCTTCAACGCCGGATCGACGGGGTACGTCGAGGTGCTGGAAGCGACCGGAGGGGTCACGTCCGCGGATGCGGTCCGCTTCGTTCCCGGCGCGGGCGCCACCCCGATCGTCGTCGACAATCTTCCCGTGGGGCAACAGGATGCGGCGCGCACGTTCACCGGGACCTGGTGCACATCCGCCCTGGCCGGCTTCGGCGCCGATACCCTGTACGCGTGCGGTGGCGCCGGCGAGAGCTATCGCTGGCGGCCGACCGTACCGGCCACCGGCACCTACCGTGTCTTCGAGCAGCACGCCGCGCACTCGAACCGCGGCACCGCGGTGCCGTTCCGCATCAGTCACGCCGGCGGCCTGACGACGGTCAACGTGAACCAGCAGGTGAACGGCGGACAGTGGAACCTCCTGGGCCAGTTCATGTTCAACGCGGGCACCGCCGGCTACGTCGAGGTGCTGGAAGCACCCTCGGGGATCACGTCGGCCGACGCGATCCGGCTCGAAGCGGTGCCCTAG